The segment TTAAAACTTGAACAATACTTTGGAAAATTAACTTTATCTGAATCTTATCAATATATAAATGCAAAAATTAAAGAAGGAAGAGGACAAGCCTTTGATACAAGTGGAAATGTAATAGATACTGGAGATATTTCTGGAAATAAAATAGCAGGAGTACCTGAACATAGACTTACTTTAGGTGCTAGATATGACTTTACTCCAAAATTTAATATTAATGGAGAGGTTGTTTATAATGGAGAATCTTATTTAGATAATAACAATGAAACAGGAAAAAAAGATTCTTACATAGTTACAAATGTTAGATTTAATTATAATGCTGATAATGGATTATCTTTATTTGCTGGAATTAATAATATATTTAATGAAGATTATTATGAATCAATTTCTTATAGTGGTGGAGAATATTTATATGACCCTGCACCAGAAAGAAATTATTACATAGGATTTAGTTATACATTATAATCTAACTTTATAAAAATAAAATTTAATAGGAGCTGGAAACAGCTCCTATTAAATATGTAAGGAAAAAATTTATGAAAATAAAAGAAAATAAATCTTTTAAAAATATACTTCCTTTTATATTAATCATCGGAATAATAGTTGGTGGATTAATTTCAGCAAAAATGGGAGACCAAACAATAACTTTAGAACAAATTTTTAATTTAAAAAATCAAGAGGAATATATAAAAATAATATTACTTGATTTAAGAATTCCTAGAATTTTAATGGGAGTTTTAGTTGGAATGATGTTGGCATCTAGTGGAGTAGTAATTCAAACTGTTTTTCAAAATCCCTTAGCTGACCCCTATATAATTGGAATAGCTGCCAGTGCTACTTTTGGTTCTGTAATAGCTTATATTTTTAATCTTCCAGATTTTATGTATGGAGTTTTAGCTTTTATAATGTCTCTTTTAAGTACTTTCTTAATTTTTAAAATGGCTAAAAAAGGAAATATGATAAATGTTTCAACTTTACTTATAATAGGAATAGCTGTTTCATCTTTTTTAAGTGCTTTTACTTCCTTTGCTATTTATTTAATAGGTGAAGATTCATTTAAAATCACTATGTGGATGATGGGATATTTAGGAAATGCTACTTGGAAAAAAGTTTTCTTTTTAATTCCTCCTCTTATATTTTCTTTATATTATTTTTATATAAATAGAAATAATTTAGATGCTTTATTATCTGGAGACGAAGAAGCTCATTCTTTAGGAGTAGATGTTACAAAATTAAAAACAAGAATTCTTACTGTATCAGCTTTAATTGTGGCTTTTTCAGTAGCTTTTTCTGGAATGATAGGTTTTGTTGGTCTAATAATTCCTCATATTATAAGAATGATAACAGGTCCTTCTAATTCTAAATTAATTCCTAATGCTTCTTTGGCTGGTGGATTTTTTCTCTTAATCTGTGATACTTTTGGAAGAATGTTTTTATCTCCTACTGAAATTCCTATTGGAGTTGTTACTTCATTTTTCGGAGCTCCATTCTTCTTGTATTTAGCCTTAAAAAATAAAAGGGGGATGTAATGGAAGAAGCAATTAAAATAACTAACTTAAGTTTTTCCTATGGTGATAAAAATATTTTAAAAAATATAACCTTAAAAATTGAAAGAAATAAAGTAATAGGAATTCTTGGTCCTAATGGTTGTGGAAAATCTACACTTTTAAAGAATATTTTAGGGTATCTAAATAAAAATAATGAGAATATTGAAATTTTTCAGAAAAAAGAAAAAGAATATACTCAAAAAGAAAAAGCTAAAATAATGGCTTTAGTTCCTCAAAAATCTAGTTTATCAAGTCCTATGTCTGTAATAGATTTTGTGACTATGGGAAGACTTCCACATTTAAAAAATTCTTGGGAAGGATATTCAAAAAAAGATTTTGATATTGCTTTTGAAACTTTAAAAATATTAGGACTTGAAAAATTTTCTAATAGAATCGCTCTAAGTTTATCTGGAGGAGAATTTCAAAGAGTGTTATTAGCTAGAGCTCTAACTCAAGAACCAAAAATTTTACTTTTAGATGAGCCAACATCAGCTTTAGATTTAAATCATGCTGTTGACCTTATGGGAAGAGTAAAAAAACTTGTAAAAAACCATGATATAACAGCAGTAGCTGTATTACATGATTTAAATTTGGCTTCTATGTTTTGTGATAAATTATTTTTAATAAAAGATGGGAAAGTTGCTTATAAAGGTACTCCAAAAGAAGTTTTAACTGAAAAAATATTAGAAGATGTATATCAATTAAAATCAAAAATAATTTATGATGAAAATGATAAACCTTATATAATACCATTAGAAAAATTTTAGGAGGAAGAATGGGAAAAAAATTAGGAGTAGTTTTAGGATTTTTATTAATAAATATATTCAGTTTTTCTCTTGAAATAAAAGAAAATACTGTTTATGGATATCAAAATAATAATATTCTATTAAAAAAATATAATAGAATTGTAGTAACAGACCCAGCTGTTATAGAAACTATGTATATGCTAAATGCTCAAGATAAAATAGTTGGAATAGCTGGAACAAAAAATAGTAAAATTTGGCCTTATGAAGAAACGAAAAAATTATTAACTGTTGGAAATACTGCTAAACCTAGTTTAGAAAAAATAATTGCTTTACAACCTGATTTAGTAATAGTTAATGGAATGTCTATAGGGCTAGCTGATTCTTTAAAATCTAAAAATATCCCTGTTCTTATAAATGATGGAACAAAAGATTTTAAAAATATTTTAGAAAGTATAAAAATTTTCGGAAAACTTTTTGATAGAGAAAAAGAAAGTGAAAATTTATATAAAGAAAGTAAAGAAAAATTAAAAATTTTAGAAGAAAGAAAAAAACTTAAAGAAATAAAAGGAGTAATTCTTTATTCAACAAATCCAATGATGGGATTTTCTAAAGAATCTTTACCAGGACAAGTTTTAGAATTAATAGGAGTTAAAAATATAACAGATGGATTAATTGGAGAAAGACCAATAATTTCTCCTGAATATTTATTATCTGAAAATCCTCAAATAATTATGGGAGCAATGTCCATATCTTCTGTTAAAAGTATAAAAGAAGCCAATCCTTTTATAAAAAATACTATAGCTGGAAAAAATAATAATATTTTTATTGTGGATTCTTCTAAAATACTTAGAGGCTCACCTAGAATATTTAATACTATGGAAGAATTAAAAAAGGAAATAGAAAATGCAAAAATATAAAATACTTTTTAAATATTATCTTCTTGAGAAAAAATTATTAATAATATTTTTATTTTTTGGAGTTTTAGTTACAGTTTTAGATTTAATAACTCCTATTATTGTAAAAGAAATAATAGATGTTATACTCCCTGAAAAAAATCTAAAAAAATTATTTCTTTTTTCTGGACTTGTATTATCATTTTATGTATTAAGAGCTTTTTCTTTTATAATTTCAGCAAGTCGTGGACAACTTATGGGAAATAAATTAAAATTTCATATGAGAAATGATTTAATAAATCATTTTCTTAAACAATCTAATAAATTTTTTAAAGAAAAAAATTCTGGTGAGTTAATTTCAAGAATTACCGGAGATTTAGAAAATCTTTCTATTTTATTATATAAAGGTTTAGAAGATTCTCTTTCAACTTCTTTATCCTTAATTGGTTCTTTTATATTGATGTTTAGTTTTAACCCTATATTAGCTTCATTTGTATTTATTCCTCTACCTCTAGCTATTGTATTTATCTATATATTAAATCAAAAACTAAAAAAAGGGTATTTAGAAATAAGAGAAACAACTGGTAATTTTATAAGCCTAATAAATGACATTTTCAAAGTAATTTTTTTTATAAAAGATAATAATCTTGAAAATATAAATAAAAATAAGTTTATAAAAGCTAATGAAAATGTTTTAGAAATCGAAAGAAAAAATTTTTTAAATTCTTCTTACTTAGTATCTGGAATTGTTTTTTATACACAATTTATTCAACTACTTTTAATTTTTGTTGGAGGAATTTTATATATTAAATCTGATTTGAGTCTTGGAATTATTTTCTCTTTTTTACTTTTAGTTGATAGATTTAAAGTATCTTTAATGAGATTTATAGGTCTTATTGATTTATATCAAAAAGGAATTGTTGGAATATTGAGATTTAATGAAATCATGTCTATAGATACCAGTTTACCTGAAGGTACTATTGATTTAGGAGAAGAATTTAAAAGTTTAGAGTTTAAAAATGTCAGTTTTGGTTATAATAAAGAAAAACTTATAATAAAAAATATAAACTTTAAAATTAATAAAGGGGAAAAAGTAGCTATAGTGGGACAAAGTGGAATGGGAAAAACAACAATTTTTAATCTAATAAAAAGAAATTATTTCCCTACAAGTGGAGATATTTATATTAATAATATAAATATAAAAGATATTCAAACAGAATCCCTATTAAAATTACTCGGAATAATTACTAAAGATAATAGTTTATTTAACACAACCATATTAGAAAATATAAATATTATAACTCCTTTAGAATCTTCTTATGAAAAAATTGTTGAAGCTTCTAAAAAAGCTTGCATTCATGATAAAATTATGAGTTTTCCCGAAAATTATAAAACATTATTAGGAATTAATGGAATAAATATGAGTACAGGTGAAGAACAAAGACTTTCTTTGGCTAGAATATTTTTAAAAAAAGCTAAACTAATTATGCTAGATGAAGCCACTTCTGGCCTAGATAATATAACAGAAAATGAGATTATGAAAAATATCAAAGATATCTTTAAAGATGAAACAGTGATAACTATAACTCATAAATTTTCCCTTTTAAAAGATTATGATAAAATTATTTTAATAGAAAAAGGAAAAATTATAGAAGAGGGCGATTTTTCCTCTCTTATTGAAAATAAAAAGAAATTTTATAAAATAATAAATTCTTAACTTTATAAAAATTTTTATAATATTAAAAAGAGTT is part of the Fusobacterium sp. FSA-380-WT-3A genome and harbors:
- a CDS encoding ABC transporter ATP-binding protein, giving the protein MEEAIKITNLSFSYGDKNILKNITLKIERNKVIGILGPNGCGKSTLLKNILGYLNKNNENIEIFQKKEKEYTQKEKAKIMALVPQKSSLSSPMSVIDFVTMGRLPHLKNSWEGYSKKDFDIAFETLKILGLEKFSNRIALSLSGGEFQRVLLARALTQEPKILLLDEPTSALDLNHAVDLMGRVKKLVKNHDITAVAVLHDLNLASMFCDKLFLIKDGKVAYKGTPKEVLTEKILEDVYQLKSKIIYDENDKPYIIPLEKF
- a CDS encoding ABC transporter substrate-binding protein; the encoded protein is MGKKLGVVLGFLLINIFSFSLEIKENTVYGYQNNNILLKKYNRIVVTDPAVIETMYMLNAQDKIVGIAGTKNSKIWPYEETKKLLTVGNTAKPSLEKIIALQPDLVIVNGMSIGLADSLKSKNIPVLINDGTKDFKNILESIKIFGKLFDREKESENLYKESKEKLKILEERKKLKEIKGVILYSTNPMMGFSKESLPGQVLELIGVKNITDGLIGERPIISPEYLLSENPQIIMGAMSISSVKSIKEANPFIKNTIAGKNNNIFIVDSSKILRGSPRIFNTMEELKKEIENAKI
- a CDS encoding iron ABC transporter permease — protein: MKIKENKSFKNILPFILIIGIIVGGLISAKMGDQTITLEQIFNLKNQEEYIKIILLDLRIPRILMGVLVGMMLASSGVVIQTVFQNPLADPYIIGIAASATFGSVIAYIFNLPDFMYGVLAFIMSLLSTFLIFKMAKKGNMINVSTLLIIGIAVSSFLSAFTSFAIYLIGEDSFKITMWMMGYLGNATWKKVFFLIPPLIFSLYYFYINRNNLDALLSGDEEAHSLGVDVTKLKTRILTVSALIVAFSVAFSGMIGFVGLIIPHIIRMITGPSNSKLIPNASLAGGFFLLICDTFGRMFLSPTEIPIGVVTSFFGAPFFLYLALKNKRGM
- a CDS encoding ABC transporter ATP-binding protein; this translates as MQKYKILFKYYLLEKKLLIIFLFFGVLVTVLDLITPIIVKEIIDVILPEKNLKKLFLFSGLVLSFYVLRAFSFIISASRGQLMGNKLKFHMRNDLINHFLKQSNKFFKEKNSGELISRITGDLENLSILLYKGLEDSLSTSLSLIGSFILMFSFNPILASFVFIPLPLAIVFIYILNQKLKKGYLEIRETTGNFISLINDIFKVIFFIKDNNLENINKNKFIKANENVLEIERKNFLNSSYLVSGIVFYTQFIQLLLIFVGGILYIKSDLSLGIIFSFLLLVDRFKVSLMRFIGLIDLYQKGIVGILRFNEIMSIDTSLPEGTIDLGEEFKSLEFKNVSFGYNKEKLIIKNINFKINKGEKVAIVGQSGMGKTTIFNLIKRNYFPTSGDIYINNINIKDIQTESLLKLLGIITKDNSLFNTTILENINIITPLESSYEKIVEASKKACIHDKIMSFPENYKTLLGINGINMSTGEEQRLSLARIFLKKAKLIMLDEATSGLDNITENEIMKNIKDIFKDETVITITHKFSLLKDYDKIILIEKGKIIEEGDFSSLIENKKKFYKIINS